One Brachyspira hampsonii genomic window, CTAAAATAAAAATATATTTGAAAGTTTAATTAATATATATGATTTTATTTTGCCATCTACAAAATTATTAACTATATTATTTTCATTTTTAATATAATATATTAACACATAATACTATTTAATAAGATTTCTGCTTTCATAATACTCTTTCCATTTCTTACCGAATTTCTCAGCTTTTATTTTTACAGAATTATTAAAATAGTTCTTTAATTTTGGCAAATCATCTTTATTTTCTTTAGCAACACTTCCTATTAAGTTTCCAACTACAGTATCCATTTTTATACTTTTATCACCATAATAATAAGAATGAAGTGCTGACTGATAATAAACCGATACAGCTTCGGCAGTGCTCATAACCGAATTTAATTCCTGTATTTTGGCATTTTCAAAACTTTTGCCGCTTCTAAGTTCATTAAATGTAGTAGCAAGTATATCAACAACATCATATTCTATATCAACATCTATATCAGAAAGCTCTAATAATGTTTGGCATTGATTAGTAATGATTTCACCTTCAAGTTTAGGATTTTTTATAGGTTCAACTGTTTCAAAATTGAATCTTCTTTTTAAGGCACTGCTCATTTCATTGATACCTTTATCTCTGGTATTGGCAGTGGCTATAATATTAAAGCCGGAATTGGCAAATAGAACTCTGTTCTGCTCTGGAATATTCATGATTTTATCGCTCAATATACTTATAAGTGAATCCTGTATTTCAAGCGGGCATCTTGTAATCTCTTCAAATCTTGTTATTATTCCTTCATTCATTCCTATATAAACCGGCGAAGGTATCAATGCCTCTTCTACAGGTCCTTTTGCAAAGAGCATGGCATAATTCCAAGAATATTTTATATTATCTTCATTAGTTCCGGCAGTTCCTTGTATTGTTATTGTACTGTTTCCGCTTATAGCTGCTGATAATAATTCGCTTAGCATAGTTTTGGCTGTACCAGGTTCGCCTACAAGCATTAATCCTC contains:
- a CDS encoding ATP-binding protein encodes the protein MKKDNNNEEKIHQKPLMEELYKDELEVLKKEDKNSKPKNWNLSPQAVRDFILGKKLKSGAEIKRKFYGDDALVERAIITLAGNRGLMLVGEPGTAKTMLSELLSAAISGNSTITIQGTAGTNEDNIKYSWNYAMLFAKGPVEEALIPSPVYIGMNEGIITRFEEITRCPLEIQDSLISILSDKIMNIPEQNRVLFANSGFNIIATANTRDKGINEMSSALKRRFNFETVEPIKNPKLEGEIITNQCQTLLELSDIDVDIEYDVVDILATTFNELRSGKSFENAKIQELNSVMSTAEAVSVYYQSALHSYYYGDKSIKMDTVVGNLIGSVAKENKDDLPKLKNYFNNSVKIKAEKFGKKWKEYYESRNLIK